CGTCTTCTGTCACGACTGTGGCAGGGGATTCGACTCCGAAGCGGAACTCGAACGACACGTACGCGGGGAGCAGGTCGACGAGTAGCGGCTACCAGTCCTACTCGGCCTCGACGCGTTCGCGCGCCGCCGCGACGAGCAGCGGGAGGAACACCGTCGCGTCCCCGTAGACGGAGGCGTTCTCGGCGTCCGTCTCCAGTTTCCCCCACGATCGGGCCTCCTCCAGCGTCGCCCCCGAGAGCCCGCCGGTCGCCTCGGGGTCCATCGTGATCTGGACGGCGTAGTCGTACGCGCGCGGCGTAACGAGCATCGTCTGGAGGGTGAAGTTCTTGGGGACGCCGCCGCCGATCAGCAGACAGCCCGCGGTGTCTGCCTCGAACGCCAGATCCGTCAGCGGCGTCATGTCCGCCAGCGCGTCGAGCGTCAGGTCCGATGTCTGGCCGTACATCCACGCCTGGAGTCCGAGCACGGAGTCCTGCACGGCCGGGCAGTAGATCGGCACGTCGTGTTCATAGGCGGCGGCGGCGACGCCGGGGCCCTCCGAGACGCCCTCGCGCTCGTTGACCTCGGCGTTCGCGCGGCCCAACTCCGCGGTCAACTCGGCGATCGAGACGGCGCCGTCGCGCTCGGCCAACGGCGGGAAAACCTCATCGCGGAGGTGCGCCTCGAACTCCGCGAAGTGCTCCTGCGGGAGGTAGACGTTGTAGATGCGGTCGACCTCCTCGTCGCGCAGCTGCTCGTCGTGTTCGCGGAGGCT
This genomic stretch from Halobaculum roseum harbors:
- a CDS encoding deoxyhypusine synthase encodes the protein MSDEDTGGDDGGEWEPPHREAFDHDPLGHARVRGGMTVAELVEQYGHAGIGAESVHGAADVLSEMWADDDCTVFVSLAGAMVPTGMRRIVADLIRDGYVDALVTTGANLTHDAIEAIGGKHHHGEERQAGKSLREHDEQLRDEEVDRIYNVYLPQEHFAEFEAHLRDEVFPPLAERDGAVSIAELTAELGRANAEVNEREGVSEGPGVAAAAYEHDVPIYCPAVQDSVLGLQAWMYGQTSDLTLDALADMTPLTDLAFEADTAGCLLIGGGVPKNFTLQTMLVTPRAYDYAVQITMDPEATGGLSGATLEEARSWGKLETDAENASVYGDATVFLPLLVAAARERVEAE